In the Pseudomonas sp. ADAK2 genome, one interval contains:
- a CDS encoding DUF6124 family protein, translating to MRHSHAERGNDQKMKEAADRAFAHYFPPADAKPAKRRKYQLFAVAPDIDDPEALLANASEDLLSISAIAAGLADEVDGTRRSVALAISRLTDGVHLLVERLLDHHEAKAEAKV from the coding sequence TTGAGGCATTCCCACGCAGAGCGTGGGAACGATCAAAAAATGAAAGAAGCCGCCGACCGCGCCTTCGCCCATTACTTCCCCCCGGCTGATGCAAAACCAGCCAAACGCCGTAAATACCAGCTCTTCGCCGTCGCCCCGGACATCGACGACCCCGAAGCCCTGCTGGCCAATGCTTCCGAAGACTTGCTGTCCATCAGCGCCATCGCGGCTGGCCTGGCAGACGAAGTGGATGGCACACGCCGCTCTGTAGCCCTGGCGATCAGCCGACTGACCGATGGCGTGCATCTGTTGGTGGAACGATTGCTGGATCACCACGAGGCGAAGGCCGAAGCCAAGGTTTAG
- a CDS encoding sulfotransferase family protein, whose protein sequence is MERLNLEGWLPIRIWQQAGEWQVDWCWFGDTPLHQPFFREAVDDALRLPFNQAFRRQTPLAVLGDWQAESPGLAPSAFIFHASRCGSTLISQMLARLDNHIVISEPPPLDALLRGDLPAALRRVAIEGLLSAYGQRRCGSEQRLVIKLDAWNIAELPLLRECFPETPWLFLYRDPLEIAVSHMRRPGMHMVPGMIGVSGLDDELPFDSREDYIARRLERLLSMGLAHCRELGGLAVNYRELPGAMAGRLAGFFRLDDVQREQVFAAVGRHAKQPSEVFVGDSDSKRREASALLIERVERWARGPYQALEELLVAAGL, encoded by the coding sequence ATGGAACGCCTGAACCTGGAAGGCTGGTTGCCGATTCGGATCTGGCAGCAGGCCGGGGAGTGGCAGGTGGATTGGTGCTGGTTTGGTGATACGCCGTTGCATCAGCCGTTTTTTCGCGAGGCGGTGGACGATGCGTTGCGGCTGCCGTTTAACCAGGCGTTTCGGCGGCAAACGCCGTTGGCTGTGCTTGGCGACTGGCAGGCCGAGAGTCCGGGGTTGGCGCCGAGTGCGTTTATCTTTCACGCTTCGCGGTGCGGCTCGACGTTGATCAGTCAGATGCTGGCCCGGCTCGATAATCACATCGTTATCAGCGAACCGCCGCCGTTGGATGCCTTGCTGCGCGGTGATTTGCCGGCGGCTTTGCGGCGGGTTGCGATTGAAGGTTTGTTGTCTGCGTATGGCCAACGTCGGTGCGGTTCGGAGCAACGGTTGGTGATCAAACTCGATGCCTGGAACATTGCTGAATTGCCGCTGCTGCGCGAGTGTTTTCCTGAAACGCCGTGGCTGTTTTTGTACCGCGATCCACTGGAAATTGCCGTTTCCCATATGCGCCGCCCGGGCATGCACATGGTGCCGGGGATGATTGGCGTTAGTGGGCTGGATGACGAATTGCCCTTTGATAGTCGCGAAGATTACATCGCGCGGCGGTTGGAGCGGTTGCTGTCGATGGGGTTGGCGCATTGCCGTGAACTGGGTGGGTTGGCGGTCAATTACCGCGAATTGCCGGGGGCTATGGCGGGGCGGTTGGCTGGGTTTTTTCGGTTGGATGACGTGCAGCGTGAGCAGGTGTTTGCGGCGGTGGGGCGGCATGCGAAACAGCCGTCGGAGGTGTTTGTCGGGGACAGTGACAGCAAGCGGCGCGAGGCTTCGGCGTTGTTGATTGAGCGGGTAGAGCGTTGGGCGCGGGGGCCATACCAGGCACTGGAAGAATTACTCGTCGCAGCAGGCCTATAG
- a CDS encoding aspartyl/asparaginyl beta-hydroxylase domain-containing protein — translation MSRAAFSRLPITVDLPLLLQALAAIGEDEWHGHFNSAYYAGEWSGVALISAADALTELSPGLGEPQLRAPWLRDGRWQQALRDLPLEIVSARLLRLGPGGKIHEHRDFDLGEPDADLRLHIPLLSPPQVDFLLDGQRMPMEAGECWFLDLSRPHRVDNRDRSARVHLVLDCRPGVWLEQTIIDGLPTTPSPDVGEGALQQFQRLVAGDAGLSKALQGLADTEVFIARTLELAAERGLVVSREELRAAMRSGRRQWNEQWNA, via the coding sequence ATGAGCCGAGCCGCGTTCTCGCGCTTGCCGATAACGGTGGATTTGCCGTTGCTGTTGCAGGCGTTGGCGGCGATTGGCGAGGACGAGTGGCACGGCCATTTCAACAGCGCTTACTACGCCGGCGAGTGGAGCGGCGTGGCGCTGATTTCGGCGGCGGATGCGTTGACTGAACTGTCGCCGGGCCTGGGTGAACCGCAGTTGCGGGCGCCGTGGTTGCGCGATGGCCGATGGCAGCAAGCCTTGCGCGATTTGCCGTTGGAAATCGTCTCGGCGCGCCTGTTGCGGCTCGGGCCGGGCGGAAAAATCCATGAACATCGCGACTTTGACTTGGGCGAGCCGGACGCTGACTTGCGTCTGCACATTCCGCTTTTAAGCCCGCCTCAGGTGGATTTCCTGCTCGATGGTCAGCGCATGCCGATGGAGGCGGGGGAATGCTGGTTTCTCGATTTGTCGCGACCCCATCGCGTGGACAATCGCGACCGTTCGGCGCGGGTGCATTTGGTCCTCGATTGCCGTCCTGGTGTGTGGCTGGAGCAAACGATTATCGATGGGTTGCCGACGACGCCTTCACCTGATGTCGGGGAGGGTGCTTTGCAGCAATTTCAGCGGTTAGTGGCGGGGGATGCCGGGCTTTCGAAAGCGTTGCAGGGCTTGGCGGACACTGAGGTTTTTATCGCTCGTACTTTAGAACTGGCGGCTGAGCGAGGCCTGGTGGTTTCCCGGGAGGAACTGCGGGCGGCGATGCGCAGCGGCCGCCGTCAATGGAATGAACAATGGAACGCCTGA
- the cysC gene encoding adenylyl-sulfate kinase — MTRPSNLLAPTASISRAQREARNGHRGTAILLTGLPAAGKSTLAQALHAELFERGVQSVVLDGDGLRVGLNRDLGFADSDRQENIRRASELAALLVENGQIVILAMIAPLVELRQMFAQRLGEDYHEVWCSASLAVCEQRDPKGHYARARRGELAGFTGVSAPYETPPSASLVLDTGVQSVEACLDRLLTWLGECAVLPKR; from the coding sequence ATGACCCGGCCCAGTAATTTGCTGGCGCCGACCGCCAGCATCAGCCGTGCACAACGCGAGGCCCGCAACGGCCATCGTGGCACGGCGATTTTGCTCACCGGCCTGCCAGCGGCGGGCAAGTCGACCCTGGCCCAGGCGCTGCACGCCGAGTTGTTCGAACGCGGGGTGCAGAGCGTGGTGCTCGATGGCGACGGGCTGCGGGTCGGACTCAATCGCGATTTGGGCTTTGCCGACAGTGATCGTCAGGAAAACATTCGCCGTGCCAGTGAACTCGCGGCGTTGTTGGTCGAGAACGGGCAGATCGTGATCCTGGCGATGATTGCGCCGCTGGTGGAGCTGCGGCAGATGTTTGCCCAGCGCCTGGGCGAGGATTACCACGAAGTCTGGTGCAGCGCCTCCCTGGCGGTGTGCGAGCAGCGCGACCCGAAAGGTCATTACGCCCGCGCCCGTCGCGGTGAGCTGGCGGGTTTTACCGGCGTCTCCGCGCCTTACGAAACACCGCCCTCCGCGTCGCTGGTGCTCGACACCGGCGTGCAGTCGGTCGAGGCCTGTCTCGACCGCTTGCTGACCTGGCTCGGCGAATGCGCGGTGCTGCCAAAACGATGA
- a CDS encoding TolC family protein, protein MKRSHKLFGASLLALAISGCAVKSEPIERSVSEQRAKSDMQNMFTGQEPLSGPLTLHQAMARAVKYNLEGRLKIMEEALAKRQLDLASFDMLPRMALDAGYVGRSNVGASSSQSVLTGTQSLEPSTSQDRDRRVADLTMVWNVLDFGVSYISAKQQGDQRLIVQERRRKVINTIVQDVRSAYWRAVAAERLLTQIDSLMARVDTARKNSQSMSDQRIGDPVVALGYQRSLIEATRQLQEQRRALSLAKTELSTLINLPMGTDLKLATPDDYAIPQLKVGMASLEHEALASRPELREQDYQTRISTAETRKAMLRLLPGLEFSAGGHYDSNSFLVNDKWADYGVKLTWNLFNVISAPAAINVAKAGEEVAKARRQAMSIAVLAQLYVANANYQEALHQFQTNQELSSIDGQILGQLRNRHQAAGLGELDLIQGELNTLQADLRRDLSYADLRNAYGQIFASAGLDPMPDEVQSTEVQSIATALANREAAWASGNIALPVAAHDPAQ, encoded by the coding sequence ATGAAAAGAAGTCATAAGTTGTTCGGAGCCAGCCTTCTGGCATTGGCGATCAGCGGATGTGCAGTCAAGAGTGAGCCGATTGAACGCAGCGTCAGTGAGCAACGCGCCAAAAGCGACATGCAGAACATGTTCACCGGTCAGGAGCCCCTCAGCGGTCCGTTGACTCTGCACCAGGCCATGGCCCGTGCGGTGAAATACAACCTCGAAGGCCGGCTCAAGATCATGGAAGAGGCCCTGGCCAAGCGCCAACTCGACCTGGCCAGTTTCGACATGCTGCCGCGCATGGCCCTCGATGCGGGTTACGTCGGGCGTAGCAACGTCGGCGCCTCCAGCAGCCAGAGCGTGCTGACCGGCACCCAGTCTCTGGAACCGTCGACCTCCCAGGACCGCGACCGTCGCGTCGCCGACCTGACCATGGTCTGGAACGTCCTCGACTTTGGCGTCAGCTACATCAGCGCCAAGCAGCAGGGCGACCAGCGTCTGATCGTGCAGGAACGCCGGCGCAAGGTGATCAACACCATCGTCCAGGACGTGCGCTCGGCTTATTGGCGCGCGGTGGCCGCCGAACGTTTGCTGACGCAGATCGACAGCCTGATGGCGCGGGTCGATACGGCGCGCAAAAACAGCCAGAGCATGAGCGATCAACGCATCGGCGATCCGGTGGTTGCGTTGGGTTATCAGCGCTCGCTGATTGAAGCGACGCGTCAGTTGCAAGAGCAGCGCCGCGCGTTGTCCCTGGCCAAGACCGAACTGTCGACCCTGATCAACCTGCCGATGGGCACCGACCTGAAACTGGCGACCCCGGATGACTACGCGATACCGCAATTGAAAGTCGGCATGGCCAGCCTCGAACACGAAGCCCTGGCCAGCCGTCCGGAGCTACGCGAGCAGGATTATCAGACGCGCATCAGCACCGCCGAAACCCGCAAAGCCATGTTGCGGCTGTTGCCGGGGCTGGAATTTTCGGCCGGCGGGCATTACGACAGCAACTCGTTTTTGGTCAACGACAAGTGGGCCGACTACGGCGTGAAGCTGACCTGGAACCTGTTCAACGTGATCTCCGCTCCGGCCGCAATCAACGTGGCCAAGGCCGGCGAAGAAGTGGCCAAGGCGCGGCGTCAGGCGATGTCCATTGCCGTGCTGGCGCAGCTTTACGTGGCCAACGCCAACTACCAGGAAGCGCTGCATCAGTTCCAGACCAACCAGGAACTGTCGAGCATCGACGGGCAGATTCTCGGCCAGTTGCGTAACCGCCATCAGGCCGCGGGCCTCGGTGAACTGGACCTGATCCAGGGTGAACTCAACACCTTGCAGGCGGATTTGCGTCGGGACCTGTCTTACGCCGATCTGCGTAACGCCTACGGCCAGATCTTCGCCAGCGCCGGGCTCGACCCGATGCCGGATGAAGTGCAATCCACCGAAGTCCAATCCATCGCCACCGCGTTGGCCAACCGTGAAGCGGCGTGGGCGTCGGGCAACATTGCGCTGCCGGTGGCTGCACATGACCCGGCCCAGTAA